The following are from one region of the Corylus avellana chromosome ca1, CavTom2PMs-1.0 genome:
- the LOC132178661 gene encoding diphthamide biosynthesis protein 3-like: MSYDDVEIEDMEWNEELKAYTYPCPCGDLFQITKDDLRLGEEIARCPSCSLYITVVYNLEDFLGDSDQRNKNNLHPPKQQPLAVA, translated from the coding sequence ATGTCGTACGACGACGTGGAGATCGAGGACATGGAATGGAACGAGGAGCTGAAGGCGTACACGTACCCGTGCCCGTGCGGGGACCTCTTCCAGATCACCAAGGACGACCTCCGCCTCGGCGAGGAGATCGCTCGCTGCCCTAGCTGTTCCCTCTACATCACCGTCGTCTACAACCTCGAAGACTTTCTCGGAGACTCCGATCAGAGAAACAAGAACAATCTCCACCCGCCCAAGCAACAGCCCCTTGCCGTTGCTTAG
- the LOC132178625 gene encoding pentatricopeptide repeat-containing protein At2g15630, mitochondrial, with the protein MKPHKILKYQAFKRHELKTTLFPTHRSSSSLLFSSTPRPRTFPQTQTLPQDAPTIPLPITQRSLQNLIQSSEWHSIKHLAPNLTPSLISTTLYNLHEIPQLVLQFITHIEFHRLDIKTRCLAIAIVARLTSPKPSLKLVKQSISSGIATIRVIFDELALARNNLSIESSIVFDLLITACCELKRADEAFECFDMMKEKGVVPKTETFNDMLSLLLKLNRMQAAWVLYAEMFRLKIKSNVYTFNIMINVLCKEGKLKKAKEFIEFMGALGVKPNVVTYNTLIHGYCSRGKIEAAWVILNAMNAKSVEPDSYTYASLISGMCKWGRLEEASGLVGKMVENRLVPSAVTYNALIGGYCNKGNLQMAFSYKDEMIRKGVMPTVSTYNMLIHALFLEARMGETDDMIMEMGKKGIVPDAITYNILVNGYCRSGDANKAFSLHDEMLTKGIQPTRVTYTSLIHVLSKRNRMKEADDLFERIQHKGISPDLIMFNALIDGHCANGNMERALSLLKEMDRMKVPPDEVTYNTLMQGRCREGKVEEARELLNEMKRMGIKPDNISYNTLISGYSRKGDLKDAFRVRDEMLSIGFNPTLLTYNALIQGLCKNQEGDQAEELLREMVSKGITPDDSTYLSLIEGISKVDNFVGNGDS; encoded by the coding sequence ATGAAGCCCCACAAGATCCTCAAATACCAAGCCTTCAAGCGCCACGAGCTCAAAACCACCCTCTTCCCCACACACCGATCTTcctcctctcttcttttctcttcaacCCCTCGCCCAAGAACCTTCCCACAAACCCAGACCCTCCCTCAAGACGCCCCTACAATCCCTCTGCCGATCACTCAGCGCTCCCTTCAAAACTTGATCCAGTCTTCTGAGTGGCATTCGATCAAACACCTTGCGCCCAACCTCACTCCCTCTTTAATTTCCACCACACTTTACAACCTCCACGAAATCCCTCAGCTTGTTCTTCAATTCATAACCCACATCGAGTTCCATCGTCTCGATATCAAAACCCGTTGCCTTGCCATCGCCATTGTCGCCCGTCTCACATCCCCAAAACCCTCTTTAAAACTCGTAAAGCAATCCATTTCTAGTGGCATTGCTACAATTAGAGTGATTTTCGATGAGTTAGCTCTTGCGCGCAATAATTTGAGTATCGAAAGTAGTATTGTTTTTGATTTGTTGATAACGGCTTGTTGTGAATTGAAGAGGGCTGATGAGGCTTTTGAGTGTTTTGATATGATGAAGGAAAAGGGTGTCGTACCCAAGACTGAGACTTTTAATGATATGTTGAGTTTATTGTTGAAGTTGAATAGAATGCAGGCAGCCTGGGTTTTGTATGCGGAGATGTTTAGGCTGAAGATCAAATCAAATGTGTATACatttaatataatgattaatgtgTTGTGTAAGGAAGGGAAGTTGAAAAAGGCAAAGGAGTTTATTGAGTTCATGGGTGCTTTAGGGGTTAAGCCTAATGTTGTTACGTATAATACCTTAATTCATGGGTATTGTTCAAGAGGGAAGATTGAAGCGGCTTGGGTGATTCTTAATGCCATGAACGCTAAAAGTGTGGAACCAGATTCATATACGTATGCTTCACTTATTAGTGGGATGTGTAAGTGGGGGAGACTTGAGGAGGCATCTGGGCTGGTTGGTAAAATGGTGGAAAATCGGTTGGTTCCAAGCGCCGTGACATATAATGCTTTGATTGGTGGGTATTGCAATAAAGGGAATTTACAGATGGCTTTTAGTTATAAGGATGAGATGATTAGGAAGGGCGTAATGCCAACTGTGTCAACTTACAATATGTTGATTCATGCCTTGTTTTTGGAAGCTAGGATGGGTGAGACTGATGATATGATAATGGAAATGGGAAAGAAGGGAATAGTTCCTGATGCTATTACATATAACATCTTGGTTAATGGTTATTGCAGAAGTGGGGATGCCAATAAAGCCTTTAGCCTCCATGATGAGATGTTGACTAAAGGAATTCAGCCTACACGGGTAACATATACGTCACTTATTCATGTATTGAGTAAACGGAATAGAATGAAGGAGGCAGATGATTTGTTTGAGAGGATACAGCATAAAGGCATCTCGCCAGATCTTATAATGTTCAATGCCTTGATTGATGGTCACTGTGCTAACGGTAACATGGAACGTGCATTATCGCTTTTGAAGGAGATGGACAGGATGAAGGTTCCTCCTGATGAAGTGACTTACAATACCTTAATGCAAGGGCGCTGTAGGGAGGGGAAAGTTGAAGAAGCTCGTGAGCTTCTCAATGAGATGAAGAGAATGGGGATTAAGCCTGATAACATTAGTTATAATACTCTCATTAGTGGTTATAGTAGAAAAGGTGATCTGAAGGATGCATTTAGAGTTCGGGATGAGATGTTGAGTATAGGTTTCAATCCCACTCTTCTCACTTACAATGCTCTTATACAAGGCTTATGCAAAAACCAAGAAGGTGATCAAGCTGAAGAGCTCCTCAGAGAAATGGTAAGTAAAGGTATAACACCTGATGACAGCACCTATCTCTCTTTAATCGAGGGGATTAGCAAAGTCGATAACTTTGTGGGAAATGGTGATTCATAA
- the LOC132178642 gene encoding uncharacterized protein LOC132178642, protein MGTFVGHIIPGLALTLLGLWHTINTITTFFLKSPANFRVRFWYPFHGPLSKLKHLELIFILSFSVFAIFMQLLDYPFLRFAFKLDNFEHATMFLHLAIFAGFTLSAELTHSSETLSGVVGILAASVFGQELFLLHFHSADHVGLEGHYHWLLQLIVFVSFVAALAVTCFPTSFPAALVLSISVALQGCWFMLMGFMLWAPQFVPKGCVSDLGRADMIGAVTCESKEADLRAKALGNLQFSWMVSGLLIFSGCICLKLAGKCTTGEQSTEYEQLQSRGVDLPILTNGFKQAHP, encoded by the coding sequence ATGGGCACCTTCGTAGGGCACATTATACCTGGTTTGGCACTCACCCTACTCGGTCTATGGCACACCATCAACACCATCACAACCTTTTTTCTCAAAAGCCCCGCTAACTTTAGAGTAAGGTTTTGGTACCCTTTTCATGGCCCTCTATCCAAGCTTAAGCACTTGGAGCTCATTTTCATCTTatctttctctgtttttgcAATTTTCATGCAACTTCTAGACTACCCTTTCCTTCGTTTTGCTTTCAAGCTTGACAACTTCGAGCATGCAACCATGTTCCTCCACCTTGCTATTTTTGCTGGTTTTACCCTTTCTGCAGAGCTGACTCATTCATCAGAGACCCTCTCTGGGGTTGTTGGAATCCTTGCAGCCTCCGTATTTGGTCAGGAGCTTTTTCTACTGCATTTCCACTCGGCTGATCATGTTGGTCTCGAAGGCCACTACCATTGGCTATTGCAGCTCATAGTGTTTGTCTCTTTCGTCGCTGCTCTGGCAGTGACATGTTTCCCGACCAGTTTTCCGGCGGCTCTTGTTCTTTCGATTTCAGTCGCACTACAAGGGTGCTGGTTTATGCTTATGGGGTTCATGTTATGGGCTCCTCAGTTTGTCCCGAAAGGTTGCGTTTCGGATTTGGGTCGTGCCGACATGATTGGAGCAGTCACTTGTGAGTCTAAAGAGGCTGATTTGAGAGCGAAAGCACTGGGTAATTTGCAATTCAGTTGGATGGTTTCAGGACTTTTGATTTTCAGTGGATGCATTTGCTTGAAATTAGCTGGAAAATGCACCACAGGGGAGCAGTCAACTGAGTATGAGCAACTTCAGAGCAGAGGTGTAGATCTCCCTATATTGACTAATGGCTTCAAGCAAGCTCATCCATAA
- the LOC132171053 gene encoding uncharacterized protein LOC132171053, giving the protein MATLSPATITATATTTIANSRGRRNNVHYITGLNSFGGLKAHNNVASLGLPVCTQQSFAKVVSSLKHPSQGKGRGGGALSSTCNAAAEIFRIAAIMNGLTLVGVAVGFVLLRIEAFVEETE; this is encoded by the coding sequence ATGGCTACGCTTTCTCCGGCCACCATTACTGCAACGGCCACTACCACCATTGCCAACTCTAGGGGGAGGAGGAACAATGTGCATTACATAACAGGGCTGAACTCTTTTGGTGGGCTCAAGGCTCACAACAATGTGGCCTCACTAGGTCTTCCTGTATGCACCCAGCAGTCCTTTGCAAAGGTGGTGAGCTCCCTGAAACATCCATCACAAGGCAAAGGCAGAGGTGGGGGAGCTCTGTCTTCAACCTGTAATGCTGCTGCTGAGATATTCAGGATTGCAGCAATCATGAATGGGCTGACTCTTGTTGGAGTTGCAGTGGGGTTCGTTCTTCTTCGAATCGAAGCGTTTGTTGAAGAGACCGAGTGA
- the LOC132178632 gene encoding B3 domain-containing transcription factor VRN1-like isoform X2, whose amino-acid sequence MPRPYFHKLILSSTIQAKQLRIPENFVKKFRQELSAVARLSVPDGHVWQVGLKKVENGVWFQDGWQEFVECYSIRVGYLLVFRYEGNSGFFVHIFNLTNSEINYHSNSLSNVQGLNYGNQYNVFEEMEEDDSAQILGPSPSCLTTGPLKNKLFGGCGDQLTPSKSYTPSLQNLFNGSQLKNSFNWDGEGNLHPFKGVNKSPGEIQPSRDIGVQFNAVEFKKSLDDGKLRNPGQEIQTIKKTMRKKRKPDPNELESSAQHEEEVEMRFRFYESASARKRTVTAEERERAINAAKAFEPTNPFCRVVLRPSYLYRGCIMYLPSCFAEKYLSGVSGFIKLQTPDGRQWPARCLYRGGRAKLSQGWYEFSLENNLGEGDVCVFEQMKMRDIVLKVTVFRVAEDTGHVVNQPLQQVSPTKLIRN is encoded by the exons ATGCCACGCCCTTATTTTCACAAGCTGATTCTCTCTTCAACAATCCAAGCCAAACAACTG AGGATACCAGAAAATTTTGTCAAGAAATTCAGGCAAGAGCTTTCTGCTGTTGCTAGACTCAGTGTTCCCGACGGTCACGTTTGGCAAGTAGGATTGAAGAAGGTTGAGAATGGTGTTTGGTTTCAAGATGGGTGGCAGGAATTTGTTGAATGTTACTCTATCCGCGTTGGGTACTTACTAGTGTTCAGATATGAAGGGAATTCGGGTTTCTTTGTTcatatatttaatttgacgAATTCTGAGATAAACTATCACTCCAATTCTCTGAGTAACGTTCAAGGGCTCAATTATGGCAATCAGTATAATGTGTTTGAAGAAATGGAAGAGGACGACTCTGCACAAATCTTGGGTCCCTCGCCTTCATGCCTCACTACTGGGCCTTTGAAAAACAAGCTTTTTGGTGGATGTGGAGATCAATTGACACCTAGTAAAAGTTACACTCCTTCACTGCAGAATTTGTTCAATGGGTCTCAACTTAAGAATTCATTTAATTGGGATGGTGAAGGTAACCTGCATCCATTCAAGGGTGTTAATAAATCACCAGGAGAAATTCAACCCTCTAGAGATATAGGTGTTCAGTTTAATGCAGTTGAGTTTAAAAAGTCTTTGGATGATGGGAAATTGCGAAATCCAGGTcaagaaattcaaacaattaaaaaaaccatGAGAAAAAAGCGGAAACCTGATCCTA ATGAGCTCGAGTCATCCGCTCAACATGAAGAGGAAGTAGAAATGCGGTTTAGATTTTATGAAAGTGCTTCTGCAAGAAAAAGAACAGTGACAGCGGAGGAACGAGAAAGGGCTATTAATGCAGCCAAAGCATTTGAGCCGACTAATCCTTTCTGCAGGGTTGTCCTGCGACCATCATATTTGTATAGGGGTTGTATAATG TATCTGCCATCCTGTTTTGCTGAAAAGTATCTAAGTGGGGTTTCAGGATTCATCAAACTTCAGACTCCTGATGGGAGACAGTGGCCTGCCCGATGCCTTTACAGAGGAGGTAGAGCCAAATTAAGCCAGGGATGGTATGAATTTTCATTGGAGAATAATTTGGGGGAAGGAGATGTTTGTGTCTTTGAGCAGATGAAGATGAGGGATATCGTGTTAAAAGTTACCGTATTTCGTGTCGCTGAAGATACGGGACATGTGGTGAACCAACCATTACAGCAAGTCAGCCCAACAAAACTAATTAGAAATTAA
- the LOC132178632 gene encoding B3 domain-containing transcription factor VRN1-like isoform X1, protein MGELHDDMDGFHHNRPCFFKLILHGHNTEHLRIPPKFVKRLPKDLPGQAILRDSSGDEWRVNLCQNAEGIFLQDGWKQYCTEHSLGDNEFLLFKYNGEWCFDVLIFGKDGCERVYVSLIKRRRGRPRKTSLPSLLHVSKTIKDSPDKGTKRKVVTNNTDLPFGENKLQRKCYSSRPMAESFTSDFPYFKTCMTKTNVGRVSLLRIPENFVKKFRQELSAVARLSVPDGHVWQVGLKKVENGVWFQDGWQEFVECYSIRVGYLLVFRYEGNSGFFVHIFNLTNSEINYHSNSLSNVQGLNYGNQYNVFEEMEEDDSAQILGPSPSCLTTGPLKNKLFGGCGDQLTPSKSYTPSLQNLFNGSQLKNSFNWDGEGNLHPFKGVNKSPGEIQPSRDIGVQFNAVEFKKSLDDGKLRNPGQEIQTIKKTMRKKRKPDPNELESSAQHEEEVEMRFRFYESASARKRTVTAEERERAINAAKAFEPTNPFCRVVLRPSYLYRGCIMYLPSCFAEKYLSGVSGFIKLQTPDGRQWPARCLYRGGRAKLSQGWYEFSLENNLGEGDVCVFEQMKMRDIVLKVTVFRVAEDTGHVVNQPLQQVSPTKLIRN, encoded by the exons ATGGGTGAGTTGCATGACGACATGGATGGGTTTCATCACAATAGGCCCTGCTTCTTCAAGCTCATCTTGCATGGCCACAACACTGAGCACTTG CGAATCCCACCAAAATTCGTGAAGCGTTTACCGAAAGACTTGCCTGGTCAAGCAATTCTTAGGGATTCCTCTGGTGATGAGTGGCGCGTTAATTTGTGCCAGAATGCGGAAGGCATATTTTTGCAAGATGGTTGGAAGCAGTACTGTACAGAGCACTCCTTGGGGGACAATGAGTTCTTGCTTTTCAAGTATAATGGAGAATGGTGTTTTGATGTACTCATTTTTGGGAAAGATGGATGTGAGAGAGTTTATGTTTCTCTTATCAAGAGAAGAAGGGGTAGACCAAGAAAAACCTCTCTTCCTTCACTTCTCCATGTGTCTAAGACTATCAAAGACAGTCCAG ATAAAGGGACGAAAAGAAAGGTCGTGACAAATAACACAGACCTGCCTTTTGGGGAAAATAAGTTACAGAGGAAATGCTACTCTTCGAGACCAATGGCCGAGTCTTTTACCTCTGACTTTCCTTACTTCAAGACCTGCATGACAAAAACTAATGTGGGGAGGGTGTCCCTACTG AGGATACCAGAAAATTTTGTCAAGAAATTCAGGCAAGAGCTTTCTGCTGTTGCTAGACTCAGTGTTCCCGACGGTCACGTTTGGCAAGTAGGATTGAAGAAGGTTGAGAATGGTGTTTGGTTTCAAGATGGGTGGCAGGAATTTGTTGAATGTTACTCTATCCGCGTTGGGTACTTACTAGTGTTCAGATATGAAGGGAATTCGGGTTTCTTTGTTcatatatttaatttgacgAATTCTGAGATAAACTATCACTCCAATTCTCTGAGTAACGTTCAAGGGCTCAATTATGGCAATCAGTATAATGTGTTTGAAGAAATGGAAGAGGACGACTCTGCACAAATCTTGGGTCCCTCGCCTTCATGCCTCACTACTGGGCCTTTGAAAAACAAGCTTTTTGGTGGATGTGGAGATCAATTGACACCTAGTAAAAGTTACACTCCTTCACTGCAGAATTTGTTCAATGGGTCTCAACTTAAGAATTCATTTAATTGGGATGGTGAAGGTAACCTGCATCCATTCAAGGGTGTTAATAAATCACCAGGAGAAATTCAACCCTCTAGAGATATAGGTGTTCAGTTTAATGCAGTTGAGTTTAAAAAGTCTTTGGATGATGGGAAATTGCGAAATCCAGGTcaagaaattcaaacaattaaaaaaaccatGAGAAAAAAGCGGAAACCTGATCCTA ATGAGCTCGAGTCATCCGCTCAACATGAAGAGGAAGTAGAAATGCGGTTTAGATTTTATGAAAGTGCTTCTGCAAGAAAAAGAACAGTGACAGCGGAGGAACGAGAAAGGGCTATTAATGCAGCCAAAGCATTTGAGCCGACTAATCCTTTCTGCAGGGTTGTCCTGCGACCATCATATTTGTATAGGGGTTGTATAATG TATCTGCCATCCTGTTTTGCTGAAAAGTATCTAAGTGGGGTTTCAGGATTCATCAAACTTCAGACTCCTGATGGGAGACAGTGGCCTGCCCGATGCCTTTACAGAGGAGGTAGAGCCAAATTAAGCCAGGGATGGTATGAATTTTCATTGGAGAATAATTTGGGGGAAGGAGATGTTTGTGTCTTTGAGCAGATGAAGATGAGGGATATCGTGTTAAAAGTTACCGTATTTCGTGTCGCTGAAGATACGGGACATGTGGTGAACCAACCATTACAGCAAGTCAGCCCAACAAAACTAATTAGAAATTAA
- the LOC132165377 gene encoding B3 domain-containing protein Os01g0723500-like isoform X2, which translates to MTCNIYLLIKQIPPKFEKYLPKELPEQAILRGSTGDEWRVKLCKTADGIYLQDGWKHYFEDHSLGGNEFLLFKYNGELCFDVIIFGKDGCERVYGSLIRTNHETASSSGAGRPRKTSLRSHLLHESKPSKDTPERSKVSKMAESFASDFPYFKSCMAKYNVDKVFILTLPALFAREHLPQCTTTIVLRNSEDRSWKVKYVSTEKSYALSQGWAVFVRDNKLKIGDICIFELLAKKEIRVHIFRRPRIELTCKRA; encoded by the exons ATGACATGCAACATTTACTTGCTGATTAAG CAAATCCCACCGAAGTTTGAGAAGTATTTACCGAAAGAATTGCCTGAACAAGCAATTCTTAGAGGTTCCACCGGTGACGAGTGGCGTGTTAAATTGTGCAAGACTGCTGATGGGATATATCTGCAAGATGGTTGGAAGCACTACTTTGAAGATCACTCCTTGGGGGGCAATGAGTTCTTGCTTTTCAAGTATAATGGAGAATTGTGTTTCGACGTGATCATTTTTGGAAAAGATGGGTGTGAGAGAGTTTATGGTTCTCTTATCAGGACAAACCATGAAACTGCCTCCTCTAGTGGTGCAGGTAGACCAAGAAAAACCTCTCTTCGTTCACATCTCCTCCATGAGTCTAAGCCTAGCAAAGACACTCCAG AAAGATCTAAGGTTTCGAAAATGGCCGAGTCTTTTGCCTCTGATTTTCCTTACTTCAAGAGCTGCATGGCAAAATACAATGTGGATAAGGTGTTCATACTT ACGCTACCAGCTCTCTTTGCTAGGGAACACCTTCCTCAATGCACCACAACTATTGTGCTACGGAATTCAGAAGATCGATCTTGGAAAGTGAAATATGTGAGCACTGAGAAGAGTTATGCGCTTTCTCAAGGATGGGCAGTCTTTGTACGTGATAACAAGCTCAAGATTGGTGATATCTGCATATTTGAGCTTTTGGCGAAAAAGGAAATTCGAGTCCATATCTTCCGGAGACCGAGAATTGAGTTAACCTGTAAGAGAGCCTAA
- the LOC132165377 gene encoding B3 domain-containing protein Os01g0723500-like isoform X1, with the protein MMGESHDNRSCFFKLIFKGHNTEQLQIPPKFEKYLPKELPEQAILRGSTGDEWRVKLCKTADGIYLQDGWKHYFEDHSLGGNEFLLFKYNGELCFDVIIFGKDGCERVYGSLIRTNHETASSSGAGRPRKTSLRSHLLHESKPSKDTPERSKVSKMAESFASDFPYFKSCMAKYNVDKVFILTLPALFAREHLPQCTTTIVLRNSEDRSWKVKYVSTEKSYALSQGWAVFVRDNKLKIGDICIFELLAKKEIRVHIFRRPRIELTCKRA; encoded by the exons ATGATGGGTGAGTCTCATGACAATAGATCCTGCTTCTTCAAGCTCATCTTTAAAGGCCATAACACTGAGCAACTG CAAATCCCACCGAAGTTTGAGAAGTATTTACCGAAAGAATTGCCTGAACAAGCAATTCTTAGAGGTTCCACCGGTGACGAGTGGCGTGTTAAATTGTGCAAGACTGCTGATGGGATATATCTGCAAGATGGTTGGAAGCACTACTTTGAAGATCACTCCTTGGGGGGCAATGAGTTCTTGCTTTTCAAGTATAATGGAGAATTGTGTTTCGACGTGATCATTTTTGGAAAAGATGGGTGTGAGAGAGTTTATGGTTCTCTTATCAGGACAAACCATGAAACTGCCTCCTCTAGTGGTGCAGGTAGACCAAGAAAAACCTCTCTTCGTTCACATCTCCTCCATGAGTCTAAGCCTAGCAAAGACACTCCAG AAAGATCTAAGGTTTCGAAAATGGCCGAGTCTTTTGCCTCTGATTTTCCTTACTTCAAGAGCTGCATGGCAAAATACAATGTGGATAAGGTGTTCATACTT ACGCTACCAGCTCTCTTTGCTAGGGAACACCTTCCTCAATGCACCACAACTATTGTGCTACGGAATTCAGAAGATCGATCTTGGAAAGTGAAATATGTGAGCACTGAGAAGAGTTATGCGCTTTCTCAAGGATGGGCAGTCTTTGTACGTGATAACAAGCTCAAGATTGGTGATATCTGCATATTTGAGCTTTTGGCGAAAAAGGAAATTCGAGTCCATATCTTCCGGAGACCGAGAATTGAGTTAACCTGTAAGAGAGCCTAA